CATGCTACAGATTAAAGCCGGGCCAAGGTGGCGCATAACGAACGTTGTGACTACCGCTTGCGAGATGATCCATTTCGTTAGGTGTTCCCTTACTACGATTTTATGACAGAGAATAATATTTACAATGTTTCGGATGAATTCGTCAACGCGAAATATGAAAATCGAAAGATTAAACCAGACCTTTCTTCTCGGggtgaaaaagatttttaatttttttaaaacataaaatactaTAATGTGTAAGTTGAATTATTACTCTAACACCTGCTATTTTTCGGGGAGCGTCAATCCTGTTGGCTCTTCCTGCAACACCAGTGTTCGGCAGCAAGCGTGCAAACCTTGGtcgtaaattttatttataaactgTTTACTGTCGTTTAACGGTCGATCGATCTATTAATTTGTCCCTTTCTGACCTTCTTCCCCTCCGTATTGAACAGTACCCTTTGACTCTGTGTACACTCCACTGGCATGGCGCATGATTGACGCGGTTCAACGGGTTGTGACCACATGGTCGCTATATTTGAAATCCCGAGCACAGCGAACGTTACTTAAAAATATAGAAATTGATGAGCACACCCGATGCTATCGTTGTTCCGTTCAATGGTGAAACCGGAGAGGGGAAAATCTCCCATCCCATCTCTTTACCATTATCCATTTCCATTCTTCCCTAGTTACGAGCCAGAGCTATCCTTGGACTGTGTTAGCCGACCGTGTTTCTTCATATGATCCAGCACACCAGCAAAATTGgtcgttttcttcttggcaGACCCTTTCGGGCCGCTAGTTTGACCACGGACACGCATCTGTGGTAAGGCAACGTCATCCATAAAGTCAAACTCCTTGTTCTTAGCCGCGCTGGAACGaaatggggtttgaaaaagtaGCGATTGGTTTCGTTGGCCCGGTATTAGATTGTTGCGGATACTTACGCTTCTTTGTCAACTGTTTCCATAATCTTTGGTTCGTCCTTTTTCACCGGAGATGGTGCTCTGCGTCCGGGACACTTCCAGTTAAGCTCGAGCGTGTAGGTTCCCTTTTCCAGTGCGCAGTACGCCGTTTCCAGCTCTTCCGGCGAAGGCATCCAGTCGGTTGTGTCGATACAATTTACTGACCAATCGTCTTCAGACATGATGAGTTAGCTAAAACAAACTTTAATGGAAAGTGTATTGCAAAAAATCTACTGAGCGGTCGTagcgttgtttgttttgaacggatgtttgtttacaaaaacaaTCCGCTGTCAAAAAATCACCATGGGAAGACCATGTGTTCACAGCGATGGACGTTTCAAAACTAACGGGTGGTAAAGGAGCAAAATGTTTTCAgtctttttataaattttatcatattttacgCATAGTTCACTTAAGACACAAATTTATGTATTTCAGCAATTATTATTAAACCTGTATCGGGAGCAATCATACATAATCACTTACGCAGGGAAATAATTCGCCGAGTATGtcgtttcaaaattattttgctacaagaaaaaaagtaaatgaagTTGGCTTATAAATTGCTGCTTGAATCAAAAAcgtcttttgaaaattttaaatgttttttcagaaaaaataataaccatTTACAAAACAGAAATCATTGTTCATGGCCTATATGGCCGTTACTGAAGGGTTCACCATAGAGCGACATCTAGATGTCGAACTTGTAACTATTCGGTTTGAAAATTGTCGTTATTGAACTATCAAGggtaaagtaaataaaattcaattcgtACGACTGATTGATCATAATGTAAAAgattcaatttcatttgatAACATGATTCCAGCATTTAATAATTCTCTTTTtcaattgttattatttttattcttctttggCACTTAAGCCTCCAAAGTTCTCAGTCTGTTATTTCTGGCTTCCTGGCCTTCCTGGTTTTATCCATAGCTGGATTGGCTCCGAAGCGAAAGTCCTCCCGGGATTCGATGCTCTTTAGTGACGTGTGGATATTCGCAATGCTACCACCTCGGCTGCCGGACCGATATATGTGATGACTTAAATTCAATTTGGGTAGCAAACAAATTCAACGAACTCTCTGAGGAGCAACGTAAGCAACTCGAATAAAgttattatgattttttaaacgaGAAATTTGAACTTGATTTAGGTAAAAGGATCTAATGAAGAGAACTAAAACATTGCTTTATATTTGCTTAAGCATTGCTTATCATTTATCAGCTTTACTTTGATTTcgtaatttatttcaacagGATTTCATCCATACCCATGGTTCACTTAACGAAAATAATCTTTAACAGTCAACAGTTTTAACCAAGGGACGACGGAGGTTAGGGCCACAGCggtgtcggtcttcaaacggcaggactagtgttcaaatcccatttggaTCGTCCCTCCGTAGTTGAGGACTCtcattatccaactacgtggcatcggcaggtctagtaagccattcgatggccggc
This genomic window from Anopheles maculipalpis chromosome 2RL, idAnoMacuDA_375_x, whole genome shotgun sequence contains:
- the LOC126559420 gene encoding uncharacterized protein LOC126559420, encoding MSEDDWSVNCIDTTDWMPSPEELETAYCALEKGTYTLELNWKCPGRRAPSPVKKDEPKIMETVDKEAAAKNKEFDFMDDVALPQMRVRGQTSGPKGSAKKKTTNFAGVLDHMKKHGRLTQSKDSSGS